A single genomic interval of Arthrobacter methylotrophus harbors:
- a CDS encoding LacI family DNA-binding transcriptional regulator, translating to MAELQLQSPGRQPTIRDVAELAGVATSTVSRALSNPLRVNHVTRERIEEAAAQLNYVPSSQARGLSSGRTQTVAVLVPDITNPFYFDIIRGAQHQLKAAGYTQLLVDTEESAEMEADALQKMRRSADGFILAASRLTDAQLTEAAAQQPLVTINRAPAIAPTVVIDTPSAIIQALEHLVSLGHSRICFVGGPSTSWSNAKRWKAFQDETVERKLTTFSVGPFAPKTTSGAAAADAAAHTGATACIVFNDLLAIGMLQRLRERGIRVPEDMSIVGCDDIFGADFCNPPLTTMASPIEQAGRVAVSMLLSRLNPQYGGTSRSLAVMPTHLTVRASTGVAPAH from the coding sequence ATGGCAGAACTCCAGCTCCAGTCACCGGGCAGGCAGCCCACCATCCGCGACGTCGCGGAGCTCGCAGGAGTGGCCACGTCCACTGTTTCGCGCGCTCTGTCCAATCCACTGAGGGTGAACCATGTGACGCGCGAACGGATCGAAGAAGCAGCCGCGCAATTGAACTACGTGCCAAGTTCCCAGGCCCGCGGACTCAGCTCCGGACGCACACAGACGGTCGCAGTCCTCGTCCCGGACATCACCAACCCGTTCTACTTCGACATCATTCGCGGAGCCCAGCACCAACTGAAGGCCGCGGGCTACACACAATTGCTGGTGGACACCGAGGAATCGGCCGAAATGGAGGCCGATGCCCTGCAGAAGATGCGCCGCTCGGCCGACGGTTTCATCCTTGCCGCGTCCCGGCTGACGGACGCCCAACTTACCGAAGCAGCGGCACAACAACCCTTGGTCACGATCAATCGGGCCCCAGCCATTGCACCCACCGTGGTGATCGACACGCCGTCGGCCATCATCCAGGCACTTGAGCACCTGGTCTCTCTTGGCCACTCCCGGATCTGTTTCGTTGGAGGCCCGTCCACGTCTTGGTCCAACGCCAAGCGGTGGAAGGCGTTCCAGGACGAGACCGTAGAGCGGAAATTGACCACTTTCAGCGTGGGGCCATTCGCACCCAAGACGACGTCAGGCGCAGCTGCTGCCGACGCAGCAGCGCACACGGGAGCCACGGCATGCATTGTCTTCAATGACCTGTTGGCGATCGGCATGCTCCAACGGCTGCGCGAACGTGGTATCCGGGTGCCCGAAGACATGAGCATTGTTGGTTGCGACGATATTTTCGGAGCGGATTTCTGCAACCCGCCACTGACCACCATGGCATCGCCCATTGAGCAGGCCGGGCGAGTGGCCGTCTCCATGCTCCTTTCCCGGCTGAATCCCCAGTACGGCGGAACCAGCCGGAGCCTGGCCGTCATGCCCACGCACCTCACGGTCCGGGCGTCGACGGGAGTCGCCCCCGCCCATTAA
- the nadE gene encoding ammonia-dependent NAD(+) synthetase → MRTLQATIIAEMGVQPRIDPAGEVRKRVTFLKEYLKATQTKGFVLGISGGLDSSLAGRLAQLAVQELEAEGVDANFVAVRLPYGTQHDEDDAQAALDFIQAKTEWTFNISRAVDGFEDEFEKTTGARISDFHKGNTKARARMTAQYALAGEYNYLVIGTDHGAESVTGFFTKFGDGGADILPLFGLNKRQNRALLAELGAPARVWEKIPTADLLDGKPGRTDEDELGVSYEQIDDYLEGREVSDEVAEAIEQKYLRTKHKRTVPVTIFDTWWK, encoded by the coding sequence ATGCGCACACTCCAGGCCACGATCATTGCGGAAATGGGCGTCCAGCCCCGGATCGACCCTGCCGGGGAGGTTCGCAAACGCGTCACGTTCCTGAAGGAATATCTCAAGGCCACGCAGACCAAGGGCTTCGTCCTCGGCATTTCCGGCGGACTGGATTCTTCCCTGGCCGGGCGGCTCGCGCAGTTGGCCGTCCAGGAGCTTGAGGCAGAGGGCGTCGACGCAAACTTCGTCGCCGTTCGCCTGCCGTACGGCACGCAGCACGATGAGGACGACGCCCAGGCTGCCCTGGATTTCATTCAGGCCAAGACCGAATGGACGTTCAACATCTCGCGCGCCGTGGATGGCTTCGAGGACGAGTTCGAAAAGACCACCGGCGCACGAATCTCGGATTTCCATAAGGGCAACACGAAGGCCCGGGCCCGCATGACCGCCCAGTACGCCCTGGCCGGCGAGTACAACTACCTGGTGATCGGCACGGACCACGGAGCCGAATCCGTGACCGGGTTCTTCACAAAGTTCGGCGACGGTGGCGCGGACATCTTGCCGCTCTTCGGCCTTAACAAGCGGCAGAACCGTGCACTCCTCGCGGAGCTGGGCGCTCCGGCGCGGGTTTGGGAGAAGATTCCGACGGCGGACCTCTTGGACGGTAAGCCCGGGCGCACCGACGAGGACGAACTTGGTGTCAGCTACGAGCAAATCGACGATTACCTTGAAGGCCGGGAGGTCTCCGACGAGGTGGCAGAGGCCATCGAGCAGAAATACCTGCGTACCAAGCACAAGCGCACTGTTCCAGTCACGATTTTCGACACGTGGTGGAAGTAG
- a CDS encoding AMP-binding protein produces the protein MTVTDDFRAARDRLLELRTDYSQAHREFQWPRFPEFNFAIDWFDQTAANPATADNPALVIVEQDGSSTRRSFAELSARSSQIANWLRTKGVHRGDRMIIMLGNQVELWELMLAGIKLGLVLIPTTTLMGPRDIADRVERGGARWAAVGSANIAKFAEVPGDYTLIEVRDGGPAAGHETTGGEHTTALQYTEADSAGTEFVPDSPTLADETMLLYFTSGTTSRAKLVEHTHTSYPVGHLSTMYWIGLEPGDVHLNVASPGWAKHAWSNVFTPWIAEACVFVYNYERFDAKALMEQMEREKVTSFCAPPTVWRMLIQADLTLLKTPPTKVVSAGEPLNAEVIGQVERAWGQTIRDGFGQTESTVQVANTPGQPVKTGSMGRPLPGYDVVLVDPATGEEADDGELCLRLDPRPVGLMKSYFGDPDKTAEAFRDGFYHTGDMASRDQSGVITYVGRGDDVFKSSDYRLSPFELESVLIEHPAVAEAAVVPSPDPVKLSVPKAFVVLASGHVPSPELAEDILRYCRNNLAPFKRIRRIEFRELPKTISGKIRRVELRASEEIRHGGGVVPEGTGIEYSESDFPSLKE, from the coding sequence ATGACAGTCACCGACGACTTCCGCGCAGCCCGCGACCGGCTCCTGGAGTTACGCACCGACTACTCCCAGGCGCACAGGGAGTTCCAGTGGCCCCGCTTCCCCGAGTTCAACTTTGCCATCGACTGGTTCGACCAAACCGCAGCCAACCCCGCCACGGCCGATAACCCCGCGTTGGTCATCGTCGAGCAGGATGGCAGTTCCACCCGCCGCAGCTTCGCCGAACTCTCGGCACGGTCCTCGCAGATTGCCAACTGGCTCCGCACGAAAGGCGTCCACCGCGGCGACCGCATGATCATCATGCTTGGCAACCAGGTGGAGCTGTGGGAACTCATGCTCGCCGGGATCAAACTGGGTCTGGTCCTGATCCCCACCACAACACTCATGGGCCCGCGCGACATCGCGGATCGCGTGGAGCGCGGCGGCGCCCGCTGGGCCGCCGTCGGGAGCGCCAACATCGCCAAATTCGCCGAGGTGCCGGGCGACTATACGCTCATTGAAGTGCGCGACGGCGGCCCTGCCGCCGGTCACGAAACCACCGGCGGAGAGCACACGACTGCCCTCCAATACACCGAAGCAGATTCCGCCGGGACCGAATTCGTCCCGGATTCTCCCACGCTTGCCGATGAGACCATGCTCCTCTACTTCACCTCGGGCACCACGTCGCGCGCGAAGCTAGTGGAGCACACCCACACCTCGTACCCGGTGGGACACCTATCCACCATGTATTGGATCGGCCTGGAACCCGGGGATGTCCACCTCAATGTGGCCTCGCCCGGCTGGGCTAAGCACGCGTGGTCCAACGTTTTTACTCCGTGGATCGCCGAGGCCTGTGTGTTCGTCTACAACTACGAGCGCTTCGACGCGAAGGCCCTCATGGAACAGATGGAGCGCGAAAAGGTCACGAGTTTCTGCGCCCCGCCCACCGTATGGCGCATGCTGATCCAAGCAGATCTCACCTTGCTGAAGACCCCGCCCACCAAGGTGGTTTCGGCAGGGGAACCGCTCAACGCCGAGGTCATCGGGCAGGTAGAGAGGGCCTGGGGCCAGACCATCCGCGACGGTTTTGGGCAGACGGAATCAACCGTCCAGGTTGCGAATACTCCTGGGCAGCCGGTCAAGACCGGCTCCATGGGACGGCCGCTGCCCGGTTACGACGTCGTGCTTGTTGACCCTGCCACGGGTGAAGAGGCCGACGACGGCGAGCTGTGCTTGCGCTTGGATCCTCGCCCCGTGGGACTCATGAAGTCCTACTTCGGCGATCCTGACAAAACGGCCGAGGCCTTCCGCGACGGCTTCTACCACACGGGCGACATGGCGAGCCGGGACCAAAGCGGCGTCATCACTTATGTGGGTCGCGGGGACGATGTCTTCAAGTCCTCCGACTACAGATTGTCCCCTTTCGAACTCGAAAGCGTCCTGATCGAACACCCCGCCGTGGCGGAAGCCGCCGTCGTACCCTCTCCGGACCCGGTCAAACTTTCGGTGCCTAAGGCATTCGTGGTGCTGGCCAGTGGACATGTCCCCTCGCCCGAGCTTGCCGAGGACATCCTGCGCTATTGCCGGAACAATCTGGCCCCGTTCAAGCGCATCCGCCGGATCGAATTCCGCGAGCTGCCCAAGACCATCTCGGGTAAGATCCGCCGCGTGGAGCTTCGTGCGAGCGAGGAGATCCGGCATGGCGGAGGCGTGGTGCCGGAAGGGACCGGGATTGAGTACTCCGAATCCGACTTCCCGAGTCTGAAAGAATAG